In Brassica napus cultivar Da-Ae unplaced genomic scaffold, Da-Ae ScsIHWf_235;HRSCAF=401, whole genome shotgun sequence, one genomic interval encodes:
- the LOC106413177 gene encoding uncharacterized protein LOC106413177: MVRSLHLNSLVGRDEPLGSEEVDQADLLTRIQQAKSLDENLQKVALNDKTEYQITSNETILVNGRVSVPNSKGLKEEIMSQAHKSKFSVHPRLNKMYRDLKRYYHWVRMKTAEWVARCPTCQLLKAEHQVPNGML; encoded by the coding sequence ATGGTTCGGTCACTACATCTAAATTCCTTGGTTGGACGTGATGAGCCATTGGGATCCGAGGAAGTGGATCAGGCCGATCTACTTACCAGGATACAGCAGGCCAAGAGTTTGGATGAGAACTTGCAAAAAGTGGCTCTTAACGATAAGACGGAGTATCAGATCACAAGCAACGAAACAATCTTGGTGAATGGCCGAGTAAGTGTTCCAAACAGCAAGGGGcttaaagaagagattatgagtcagGCTCATAAGTCAAAGTTCTCAGTCCACCCCAGGCTGAAtaagatgtatagggatttaAAAAGGTACTATCACTGGGTAAGGATGAAAACAGCCGAGTGGGTGGCGAGGTGTCCTACTTGCCAGCTTCTGAAGGCCGAACATCAAGTGCCCAATGGTATGCTCTAG
- the LOC125600705 gene encoding uncharacterized protein LOC125600705, whose protein sequence is MDFVTDFPTTRNQKDAVWVVVDRLTKSAHFLPMKKGDGVDQIVRIYLDEIVSLHGVSASIVSDKDSMFTSYFWQAFQKALGTRMNMSTAYHPQTDGQSERTIQTLEDMLRAVVLDWGDSWEKHLPLVEFAYNNSFHTSIGMSPYEALYGRPCRTRLCWTQMITFKGRAIVSGRRKLDPRYLGRFRIIERVGAVAYKLELPPAMDAFHNMFHVSQLRKGLSDQDIVLHEIPTDLGKNLTLETRPVRIVDRTEKTTRKKTIPMIKVVWEYNGKDVITWETEARMKAEYPEWYDQVVPEETHDEDSRTNPSQVGETSHVPSPR, encoded by the exons atggattttgtgaccgATTTTCCTACGACCAGGAACCAaaaggatgcggtttgggtggTGGTTGACAGACTAACCAAGTCGGCCCACTTCTTACCAATGAAGAAAGGAGATGGAGTGGATCAGATCGTGAGGATTTACTTGGACGAGATAGTAAGTCTGCATGGAGTGTCGGCTAGTATTGTCTCGGACAAAGACTCTATGTTCACCTCTTACTTCTGGCAGGCTTTTCAAAAAGCCTTAGGAACAAGAATGAacatgagcacagcctatcaTCCTCAGACGGATGGGCAGTCAGAGAGGACAATCCAGACATTGGAGGACATGTTAAGGGCCGTGGTGTTGGATTGGGGCGACTCATGGGAAAAGCATCTACCCTTGGTCGAGTTTGCCTACAACAACAGTTTCCACACTAGCATTGGgatgtcaccttatgaagcACTGTATGGACGGCCTTGCAGGACGcgattatgctggacccaa ATGATCACATTCAAAGGGAGGGCTatagtttctggcagaagaaaactagaccctaggtacttgggtcggTTCAGAATCATAGAAAGAGTTGGGGCAGTGGCTTATAAGTTGGAACTGCCACCAGCCATGGATGCGTTCCACAACATGTTTCATGTGTCCCAACTCCGAAAAGgtttgtctgatcaggacatagtcCTACACGAGATCCCTACAGATTTGGGTAAGAATCTGACTCTAGAGACGAGGCCGGTCCGCATAGTGGATCGAACAGAAAagacaacaaggaagaagaccatTCCCATGATCAAGGTCGTGTGGGAATACAATGGCAAGGAtgtaatcacttgggaaacagaggcAAGGATGAAGGCCGAGTATCCTGAGTGGTATGATCAGGTGGTCCCCGAGGAAACACATGAtgaggattcgaggacgaatccatcccaagtgggggagacttctCATGTCCCAAGTCCGAGATAG